The Longimicrobium sp. genome segment CTCCTCCATCGGCACCTCGTTGACGCCGGCCAGCGTCCCCGCCGCGTTGCGCGTCACCTCGGCGACGCCGCGGTACTGCGTGGTCCCGCCGATCAGCACGCGCGCCGTGGACGCCACCGTGACGCGCGGCGGGTTGCGCGAGCTGGCGGACGTGCCGGTGCTGGTCTTGGTGGTGACGTAGCGCGGCTCGTTGACCGTGGCGTTCACCGTCTTCCAGAGCGCCGCCGAGGTCGCCAGCCCGGCGGCGATCACGTTCTCCTTGTAGATGCGCTCGGCGGTGGTGTCGATGGGGAGCGGCCGCTCGCCGATGTACACACGCCAGCAGCTCGCCGTCGACACGTACTCCCACGCCGAGGGGAAGCCCGCGTTGGTCCCCGCCAGCACGCGCTGGTCGCGGTCGGCGGCGCTGGCGGTGCAGACCACCTGCAGGCGGCGGCTGTTGGTGGCCACGGCCACCGAGAGGTTCCAGGTGACGGTCACCTGCTCGTTCGCCACCCCGGAGACGAGGTACGCGTTCGACCCCTTCTCGCGGACGTCGTAGCCCACCGTGGCGCCGATCTTCACCGACGACGCGGCGGGCACGATGCCGATGCGGATCTTCCCCGCGTACGGCTCCACCGCGCGCCGGGGCGCGGCCGGCGGGGCGAGGGCGGGCGGGTCGGTGGGGATCTTCTCGCACCCCGCCGCGGCGGCGAGGAGCGCGAGCAGGGCGAGGCGGGACGTTCGTGGACGCATCGGCGCGACCTCCGCGCGGGGGGGAGACGGGCGACTCTCGGGATAGGCCATCATACGCGATACTTCGTCCACATGCACCGAATCCGGCTGAAGACCGGACCAGCCTGGAAGCGGATCTCTTCCACGGGGTCGACGGAGCAACCTGTTTCTCCGTCTCCGCCGCTTCCGTCGACTCGTGTGATGAACCGACGAGGTTCGGGGATTCACGTGAAAACGGAAGGACGCCATCCCACCACCGCGCCGCGTGACCGCCCGCCACTCCTCCGCGAGCGCCCGCACGGGATCGCCTGGGGTCCGAAGCCCTGATTTCGACGCATCGCGAGCTCGCGCGGAGGAGCAGAGGATCGTTCAGGTACAGGCCCTGAAAAGTCTCACCGGAGACACGGAGAACCCCTTTCGGTCCCCTGTGTCTCCGTGTGACTCCGATCCGTTCGGGACCAGGACGATGCTCCGCAATCGATCGTGCAGAAGGATTTCATCCTCGCGAGCCGGTGTAGCGGTTGTTTCTGAAGCTCGCCGTCGTTATCATCCTCCCGCCGACGTGAAAATCACGCCATTTCTCGCGCCCACGTCTCCCGGGAACCCTCGCCGGGACGTTTTCCGTGTCCGCGGCCCGCCCGAACCCAGCCGAAGAGACCCCAGGGGACGGTCGGCGCCCGCCGCAGCCGTCCCGACTCCCTATCCGGAGGAACCTGCAATGGCCCTCGATCCATCCGCGTCCGTGCCCCGCGCCCCGCGCCCGAGCCGCCGCGCATGGGTGCGCCCCGTGGTGGCCGACCTGCCGCGCCTGACCGAGCTCACGCTCGCGTCCCCCGACGGCGGCGTCTCCGGCGGCGGCGGCCCGGGCGGGGGCGGCAGCACCGTGATCTTCTGAACGGTCCGCGCTCCCCACGGCGGCGCCGGTCCCGCCCGACCCGCATCCCGGCCGCCCGGACGCGCGGGTGGGGCCGCGGCTGTTTCCCAAAGGGGCGGCCCAGGCTCCTTTCGTAACAGTCCGGCGAGGCCGGCCGCAAGTGTTTCGCGCGAAGCCGATGTAGCAGTTGCGTCTAAGGCTTGCGGTCGTTATCATCCTCCTTCGCGCAGAGGCGGGCGGTGCGGGGTTCCCCACCCGAGTACGCCCGGCGGACGAGCTGCGCATCCCCACGCCAACCGCAGTCCCGGCACGCCGCACACCGGCGTGAGGATGACGTTTTCCCCGCGCCCTGCGCGTTTCCCGGACCTCTCGCCGAGGCGTCCGCTTGGGCCTCGCCCGCGGCCCGCCCGAACCCAGCCGAAGAGATCCCCCAGGACGGGGCCGCGTGGTCAGCGCCCGTCGCAAACCGTCCCGACTCCCCATCCGGAGGAACCCCGCAATGGCCCTTGATCCATCCGCGTCCGCGCCCCGCGCTCCGCGCCCGAGCCGCCGCGCATGGGTGCGCCCCGAGGTGGCCGACCTGCCGCGCCTGACCGAGCTCACGCTCCAGACCGGCCCCGGCATCCCCGGCGGCGGCGGCCCCGGCGGGGGCGGCAGCACCGTGATCATCTGACGCGCCGGGCGCCCCATGCTCCTGGGTCTCGCCATCACCGAGCACTGCAACCTGCGTTGTCCCCACTGCATCCGGGACGACGTGACCACCGTGCGCAACCTGGACCCCGACCTGATCACCGCCACGGTCGACCAGGCGAAGGTGCTCTTCGGCGAGGTGGCGGTGAGCATGACCGGGGGCGAGCCCACCATCCACCCCCAGTGGGACCGCATCGTCGCCGCGCTGCACGAGCGCGGGGTGTCGTACCGCTTCGTGACCAACGGCTGGCACATGCGCCGGCTGATGCCGGGGCTCGACCGGCACCCCCCCGCCGCGGTGCGGGTGTCGCTCTCGGGCGCCGACGAGGCCGTGCACGACGCCGAGCGCGGCCGGGGCAGCTTCCGCCGGGTGCTCCTGGCGGTGGCGCTGCTCACCAGCCGCCGGATCCCCACCTCGCTGGGCTTCGTGGTGGACCGGCGCGACCGGCACCAGCTGCGCCAGGCGGCCGACCTGGCCGAGGCGCTGGGCGTCAGCCTGCACTTCGCGCTGGCCCAGCCGGTCCCCGGCAGCGCCGCGCGCGACAGCGACCTGGCGCCCCGGGAGTGGTACGCGGCCCGTGACGAGATCCTGGCGCTCGGCCGCGAGGGGCGGCGCGCGGGGGTGTTCCTGGACTACGGGGCGCCCTTCGACGAGGCCGAGCCGCTCTGCGACACCTTCGCCGCGAAGCGCGTCTACGTCGACGCCCGGGGGCGGCTCTCGCTCTGCTGCCAGCTCTCGGAGTACGGCGACAACGAGCACGACGTGGTGGCGGACCTCAACGAGGTCCCCTTCCTGGAGGCGTGGCCGCGCTACGTGGCCCGCCTCGACGCCCAGCGGCTCGCCTCGGCCCCGCGGCCCGCGGCAGGCGAGCTGGAGGCGTTCCCCTGCATCCGCTGCGCGCGGGCGCTGGGGAAGATGCAGTGGATGGGGCAGTACCCCGACAGCCCGTGGCACGCCGCCGCCGAGCCCCGTGGGCCGGAGGCGCCGCGAAGCCTCGTGACGCTCACGTACCGCAAGAGCGCGCAACCCGTTTGACCCGAGGTCTCACCATGCAACTACTCAGGCGGTACCCCGTCCGTACCTCCGCCGCGGTCGCGGGGCTGGCGGGTCTCGCGATCCTGGCCGCGGCGTGCACCGACCGGTCGGACCCGGTGGGGCCCACGCCCCCCGGAGGACCGGGCGGCCCGGTGGCCCCGCCCAAGGACCCCTCGCTGATCCAGGTGGTCCAGTGCAGGGCCGACGTGCGGGCGAAGACGGTCTCGTGCGACCCGGCCGCGCCGCAGGGCGACAAGGCGCCGAGGTACCTGATCGTGGGGGGGCAGGGCGTCTTCGTGAAGCTCACCTCGAGCAACGTCAACTACGACTCTCCCACCCAGGCGTTCACCTTCGACGTCACGGTGCAGAACCTGATCCCGCAGCCGCTGGGCACCGCCGACACCACGGCGGCGCTGGCGCCCGACGCCAACGGGGTGCGGGTGTTCTTCCACCAGGGCCCCACGGTCACCAG includes the following:
- a CDS encoding radical SAM protein, with translation MLLGLAITEHCNLRCPHCIRDDVTTVRNLDPDLITATVDQAKVLFGEVAVSMTGGEPTIHPQWDRIVAALHERGVSYRFVTNGWHMRRLMPGLDRHPPAAVRVSLSGADEAVHDAERGRGSFRRVLLAVALLTSRRIPTSLGFVVDRRDRHQLRQAADLAEALGVSLHFALAQPVPGSAARDSDLAPREWYAARDEILALGREGRRAGVFLDYGAPFDEAEPLCDTFAAKRVYVDARGRLSLCCQLSEYGDNEHDVVADLNEVPFLEAWPRYVARLDAQRLASAPRPAAGELEAFPCIRCARALGKMQWMGQYPDSPWHAAAEPRGPEAPRSLVTLTYRKSAQPV